The sequence GCAACTCGACCGGATGGGCCCCCAGGATCTGACCTTCCCGGATCCTCCAGTCGACTGGATTCACGCCCGCCGCCCGTACGGCGATACGTACCTGACCAGGGCCCGCGTGGGGCTCCTCGGCGTCCAGGAGCCGCAGTACGTCCGGACCGCCGAACTCGGCGAAGCTCACTCTCTTCATGCGGTCCACCGTAACACTAACCGTTAGGATTTAATATCTGTTCTGTTTTTGCATCTGGTAGCGTCAGACCATGACCGTGCCGACTGGACGCCGTGAGCGCAAGAAAGCCGCAACCCGTCAGAAGATCGCCGACACCGCCCTGCGGCTCTTCCTGCAGCGCGGATTCGACGCGGTGGGCATCCGCGACGTGGCCGCCGAGGCCGACGTGGCCGTCACCACGGTCTTCTCCCACTTCACCTCGAAAGAGGCCCTGGTGTTCGAGCGGGACGAAGACTTCGAGCAACGCCTCACGCATGCGGTCACCGGCCGGGCGCCGCACGAGCCGCTCATCCCCGCGCTGCGCCGCGAGGTCCAGGCGCTCGTGCGGCACTGCACCTCGGAGAGCGCCACCCCGATCTGGCGCATGATCGACGAATCACCCGCCCTGCGGGAGTACGAGGCGTCGATGAGGCTGCGCCACGCGGAGGCGCTGACAACGGCCATCGCCGCCGATCCCGACCTGCCCCAGACCACAACAGCCTGCCGGACGATCGCAAGGTTCGTGATCGACGCCTATTCACTGGCCCGTGAGGCGGCCGACCCGGATGCCGTGCTCGATGAGATCTTCCCGATGATCGAGGCAGCCTGGGCCGTCACCGGCCCCTCCGGTAACTCCACCATGGTCACGTGACGTTCCGCGTCGGTTACCGGCCAGGGGACTGCGGAGGTTCTGGAGGTTGTGCGAAGCGCACCCGGATCTTCTCGAAGCCCTTGAAGGCCTCCGTGGTCGCGTACGACTGATAGGCGCGGCGGTCTCCTGGGCTCAGGCGCACCCGGTCGGTGAAAGGAGTCAGCAGGCTGCGCGGCCACATCCGTCCTACCCGGACCGCGCTCACCTCCGCGGTGCTCAGGAAGATCAGTGCGCCCAGGTAGAGCCAGGCCAGCAGGCCGAGGACGATACCGAACATCCCGTAGGTCGCTGTGGCTCCCCGGAGCACATGGCTGACGTAGAAGGAGCCGGCCCACTGCACGAGCTGCCAGGCGCAGGCGCCGCCGAGGGCCGCCCGGGCCAGTCGGCGCACTGGCAGCTCGCGCTGGGTCAGGACCCGCTGGCTCAGCACGATCAGTCCGGTGTTCAGCACGACCGCCCCGGCGACCGCGGCGACCCGCGCCCCGGCCGCCGGGCGGGTCCCGAACACCGTTGCGGCCGCCACCGCCGAGGACAGCAGCGTGGTCACGCACAGCCCGGTCCCCAGGATCACCAGGAACAGAAGCCCCTTCAGCCGGGAACGGAGTGGGTCCGGCCGGGCGTGGCGGGGCACGGCCCAGATCTTGTTCAGCGCGTACTGGGCGGCCTGCGCCACGTTCAAGGCGCCGTACAGAGTGCCGATGACACCGGCCGCGAGGGCGAGTCCGCTGCCGTGCAGGGGGTGCACGTTGTGGCCCAACTGGTCACCGATGACGGGGAACTCGGCCAGCGCCGAGTCGAGGACTTGCTTCCGCAGGCCGGGATCGCCACTGAGCAGGGTGCCGAGGACGGCCACCAGGATCAGCAGGAGCGGGAAGAGAGATACGAAGGCGTAGTAAGCGAGCAGGGCCGCGAGATAGCTGCCCTGATCGTCGAAGAACTTGTAGACCACAGCCAGCGGGAACCCCACCCAGCGGTGCCGACGCTGGTACGCGTCCACGCGCGCGACGACTTCCATGGGACAACGAGTACCCTGCCCGTCGGCCCGGGCACTCGGCCCGTGCAACGGGCGGACATTCCGGGGTGCAGGGGCGGCGCCGATCCCATCAGATCCGATGTGCTTCGGGGCCGCAGCCCGACTGAGCCATCATGCCAGCGGGCTCCGTGGTAGTGAGGCGAGCAGGTGGGCCGGGTCCGCGAAAACGGCTTCGGCGCCGGCCTCCTCCAGCTCGTCACGCGGAATGCCGCCACACAGCAGCCCCACGCACCGCACGCCCGCACGGCTGCCCGCCCGCATGTCCCACACGGTGTCGCCGACGAACACTGCACGCTCCGCCGGGATCCCGGCCAGCTCCAAGGCCTTCTCCACGGGCTCGGGGGCGGGTTTGCCTTCGGTGACGTCATCGGCACTCGCCGTCGCCGTGATCGCGTCGTCCGCGTCGATCGCACGCCGGAGCGCAGACAACTCGCCGCCACTCGCCGATGTGGCGAGGACGACCGTCCAGCCGTCTGCGGCCAGCCGCCGCAGCAGACGTCCCGCGCCCGGCAGCGCGGCCAGGAGTTCGAAATGCTGGGCATAGAGCGTCTTGTGGGCTGCGCTGATGTCGGCCCCTTCGTCCTCGGCCCGGTCCGCACCGAGAAGATGGGCGACAAGGTCCTCTGAGCCGAGCCCGACCGCACGGTGAATCGCGTGCGTCGGCACTCGGTGGCCTGCCTGACGGAACGCCTCCCACCAGGTCACGACGTGCAGATGGTTGGTGTCGACGAGAGTTCCGTCCACGTCGAACACGGCTGCGCGGCCGTTGCCGTTGTCCGAATGGCTCTTGTTTGTGGACATGACGAGACTCCTCTGGATGTCATGACCGGCCGCCTCAGCCTGGCTCGAGTGGGTGCCGGGTTCCCGCCAAGACGGCATGGCACGCACGGCCCTGCCATGGGGAGGACAGCTGCTGTCTTCGCCGCACTCTTCGTGGGTACCCGGTGCATCAACCCACGAGGAAAGGTATGGAACCCATGAGTTCGGTCAAGGAAACGGTCGACGTGGCGGCCCCGCTCCGCGTCGCGTACAACCAGTGGACTCAGTTCGAGGAATTCCCCCTCTTCATGGAAGGCGTCGACGAGGTCAGGCAACTCGACGACCGCCACAACCACTGGACCACCAGTATTGGCGGGGTACGGCGCGAGTTCGACACGGAGATCGTCGATCAGCTTCCGGACGACCGCATCACCTGGCGATCCGTCGCGGGAGACACCCGGCAGCGCGGATCGGTCCGGTTCGAGCGGATCGACGAGACGCACACACGTGTGGAACTCACGATGGATGTAGAGCCGACAGGCATCGCCGAGAAAGGCGCGGACGCGCTGGGCATGATCGACCGGCGGGTCAAAGGTGACCTGGGCCGCTTCAAGGACTACCTCGAAAGCCGCGGCCGCGAGAGCGGCGGCTGGCGCGGCCGCATCCGCCCCGCAGACCCCGGCTCTCCTCTCTGACGAGGTGCACGGGCATCCTCGACAGGCGCGAACTCACGATGGCGCGAGCCCGGGTCGGCCCCGCGCTCGCTGTCGGCCGGGCCCGTCGCGGCGCACGGTGGCGTCGGCAGGGCCCGGCGCGGGCCGCCGATCAGGTGAGACCACGCCACCGTGCGGACACCTGCGCTGGGCGGCACTGACCCAACCGGAGGGACGAAAGGCGGAGCGCACTACGAGACACGGAGGAAGCGTGATCGACGAGCTGATGACCGACCACCGCGAGGTCGAGGAGATGTTCGGCCGCAACCAGGCCCTTCCCACGGGCGGGCGGCGACTGCGTGGCCTCGTGGACGGGCTCACCATCGAGCTGGCCCGGCACGCGGTCGCCGAGGAACAGTACCTGTACCCGGCGGTGTGCGAACACGTCGAGGGCGGCGCCCGGCTCGCGGACAAGGAGATCGCCGATCACGGCCGCATCGAGAAGATCGTCAAACAGCTGGAGACGGTGGACACCGAGAGCACGCAGATGAGCCCGCTCCTGGGGCAGCTCATGGCAGAAGTCGCCGAACACGTCGAGGACGAGGAGAGCAACCTCTTCCCGATGTTGCGCCGCGCCGCACCCGGAGCAGCTGAACGATCCCGGTGACAAGATCCGGCGGGCCTAGGCCATGGCCCCCGTTCGCCCACACCCCTCCGCGCCGAGCACACCGACAGCCAGCAAGTTCCTCTCGCCGGCGACGTGCCAGGGGCCGGGCCGCCCGGGGACGATGCCCGGCCCCTGGCGCCCGCACCCGAACAGGGCACAGCGTGACCTCGGTCAGGCCCCCGGGACCTGGATGCCGCGCCAGTTGGGCCGCCTGCCCGCTGTCCGACTGCTCTCTCGCCGTTCAGACACAGCAGGTACTGGCCGCAACCGAGCACCGGACCGATACCGGCGGTCTGCGACGGCTCGTCGACCCGGGCACCCGCGACAGCGAAGCCACCGCGTTGTTGCGGCACCCCGACCTGGTCGGACCCGTCGCCGCCCTGCACCGATCCCAGCTGCCGGAGCTGCTACACGTCGAGGCCGCAGGGACGGCGTGACGCCTTCCACGAAGGCAGATGGTCTGCCGGTCACAGGGACCGCGTGTCGGTCGCCGGAGGGCCGGACTCCTCGTCGTTCTTCCCCTCGTCGCCCTCGGCCTTGGCCCGTACGTCACGTGGGGTAGGGGTCACGATGTTCCGTTCCTCCGCGGACCGCTCTCGTGTCTTTTCGTCTGGCCGGGTGTCACCCCTGCGGTTGCGGTTGGCATTCATGGCAACGTCCTCTCCTCTGTTCCACACGTCCTCTGCTCCAGGCGGCGGGGCGGTGTCCATCCCGCGAGTACCCGGGTGCTCGATAGCCGTAACGGCCTGTGCAGAGTTCAAGGCCAGGAGCAGAAGGGGCGAAAGGCCATGGCGGGAACGACTGCCCGGCCGACCTGCTCATCGGTGAGCAGCCCGGGGACCAGGAGGACCGTCAGGGCCAGCCGTTGGTCGGTCCCGCGGGCAAGGTGCTGAGACGCGCCCTCGCGGATGCGGGCATCGATCCGGAGCGGGGCTGGGAAAACGTGCCCGCGGGGGCCGACCGCCGGGTCACGGGCCGCACCCCGGCCGTTCATGAGGGGACACGCGGCGTGTGCACCAGGTCATCGCTGATCACGCGCACGCTCCGGGTCGCTCGCTGTGCGGATCCTGCTGACTTCCCGTACACCCTCGGGCCTGTGGCTTCGCGCGCTGGAGGGGCCTGGAGAGCACGCCGAGGTGCGACCGCCTCCGGCCGGTCGTGGTGCTGCCGGGCGGGTGCCCTCAACTGGCATGTCGTACGGGCCGGCTTCGGCCGGGAGGCGTTCTGGTTGCCTGCTCAGCCGGGCGCCCGGAGCTGGAGCCAGCAGGAGAGCCGGTCGTCCGGGTGGTCGAGGTCGATGTCGAAGAGTTCCGCGGCCCGGCGCAGCCGGTACTTGAGCGTGTTCGGATGGATCGTCAGCCGCGCGGCGGCCTCGCCGACGTTGCCCACGGCGTCCAGCCAGGCGGTCACCGAGGCCGCGAAGGCGGTGCCCTTGGTACGGTCGTGTTCCAGCATCGCCGCGATGCCTGGATGGCGCAGCTGCGGGCGCCGGGCGAGTTCGTCGGCGACGTGCGCGAGCATCACCCGGGCGTGGGTGTCGCGCAGCGTTGCGAAGACCGGTGCCTCCGGGTCGGACGTGGTGACCCGCAGGACGTCGTCGACCTCCGACCGCAGGTCGGGCAGCTCCTCCGGGGTGGAGGCGATGCGAGAGGCGGCGGCCCGTAGTGGTGGTTCGATGCTGAGGTCGAGTACGACCGCGGCTTGATCTCCCAGTCGCCGGGCGGTCGCGAGGGCGGTGGGCTCGTCGTCCAGCGGCAGCAGCACGTAGACGGTGCGGCCGACGGTCGCGATCGAGGCCTCGGAGTGGACGGCCGACCAGTGCCGGGTGGACACGGCGGCCAGGTGTACCAGAACGTCGCCCCCTGGGGCGTCCGAGCTGCTCAGCGGGGCGAAGCCGAGTAGAGCCAGCGGTCGCTGGCGAGGCAGGCCCAGCTCGAAGCGTACCTCGCGGGCGGTCCGCCGACCGTGCAGTGCGGCGCGCAGCGCCTCCTCACGAGCCTGCAGCTCCAGCTCGGCCGCGCTGCGGCGGCGCAGCATGTGAAGGGCGGCGAGTCGGGCCCCGTCGAGCAAGGCCCGTTCTCCGGCGTCGTCGATCGGACGCTCGCCCTCGATCGCCCAGATGGTGCCCAATGGCCGCCGCCCGGCCCGGATCGCGACCGCCGCGCGGGGCAACTCCTCCTCTGCCAGCACAGGCAGTCGGACCACGCCCGGCGCGGCCAGCACCTCGCGGTACTGCACCAGCTGCTCCGGTTGCTCCGGGACCCGGCGATCCAGGATGCCCTGGCGCCGGACCGTGTCGATCCGCTGGTTGGGCAAAGTCGAATAGGCAAGCACACGGCGATCCAGGTCCTCGATCGCCACGGCTGCACCCGTCGCCGCCCCAACGGCGTCGGCGAGGGCGTACAACTCCTCGCTCGTGCCGCCGCGAATCGGCGGATTCGCCATGCTCACCCCCGAATCTTAAGCGAAATCGCCAATGACTGTGGATGCCGGGGGGCTGAACATAAGGCGAGCACCTCGGGGGAGTGACACAGGCACGCAAGCACGGCGAGGAGTGGCTGATGGCAGCGACGCAGGCAGCGCGGGAGTTGGTCGGGCTCTTCCCGCCGGGGACCGGTGTGGACCACTCCGGCGCGCTGGTGCTGGGCGGCGTTCCCGTCTCTGAACTCGCCGAGGCCTACGGCACCCCCGCCCTGGTCGTCGACGAGGCCGCGATCCGAGCCCGGGCCCGCCGATACGCCGACGGGCTCGCCGCCCGCTGGCCGAACTCTCGGGCGACCTTCGCCTCCAAGGCCTTCCCCTGCACCGCGGTCTACCGGCTGCTCGCCGAGGAGGGACTGGGCATCGACGTCGCGGGCGGCGGTGAACTCACCCTGGCACTGGCGGCAGGCGCGGACCCGGCCGGGCTGGTCGTGCACGGCAACGCCAAAACCGACGAGGAGTTGCGCCTCGCCGTCGAGGCCGGGGCCGGGACCGTCGTCATCGACAACTTCGACGACATCGACAACCTGGAGCGGATCCTCGCCACCACCCGGGGCGAACAAGGCGTGCTGGTCCGGGTGACCCCCGGCATCCGCCCCGACACCCACGAGGCGGTCTCCACCGGCCAGAGCGGCTCCAAGTTCGGCCTGCCGGTCCCACAAGCCCGAGAAGCGATCGCCAGGCTGCGCGGCAGCGAACGGCTGCGCCTGGACGGCGTCCACGTCCATGTCGGCTCACAGATCCTGGACACCGAGCCGTTCGTCCGTGCGGTCGAGGCGGTCGCGGACCTCGGTGAGTTCGCCGTCTACGACCTCGGCGGCGGCCTCGGCTCCCGGTACACCTACGCCGACCGGCCCCCGACCGTGGAGGAGTACCTCGACGCCGTGATCGACGTCGCCAAGCGGCTGCTCCCCGCCGACGCCCGCATCCTGATCGAGCCGGGCCGTTCCATGGTCGCCGAGGCCGGCGTCTCGCTGTACCGCGTCGTCTCGGTCAAGCGCGGCGACGGCCACACCTTCGTCGCTGTCGACGGTGGCATGGGGGACAACCTGGAGGTCTCGCTCTACCAGCAGCGTTTCGAGGCGGCCATCGCCACCCGGCCAACCGGACAGGGCGAGCCATGCCGGCTGGTCGGCCGCCACTGCGAGTCAGGCGACACCCTCAGCGCCGGCGTCCCGCTCCAGGATCCGCGCAGGGGAGACCTGATCGCGGTGCCGGTCACCGGCGCCTACACCTACGCGCTCAGCAACAACTACAACGGTGCCTGCCGACCGCCCGTCGTCTTCGTCCGCGGCGGCGCGCACCGCGCGGTCGTCCGCCGCGAGACCTACGACGACCTGATGCGGCGCGATCTGCCATGAAGCAGTAGCCACCAAGAGACTCGTCCCCCGTACCCACGTCCGGGGGATACCCCGACCTGCCCTGCATCGAAAGGCCACCCCGCCATGCCCCCGAACGATGTGAGAACCCGTCAGCAGCTGCTGCGCCGCAAGCCGGTCTCGGCCTTCCTGGCCGATGCCGAGGCAGGCGCCGAGCAGGGCGAAGCCCATGGCAGCGGGCTGCACCGGACCGTAGGCAGCTTCCAGCTCACGATGATCGGCGTCGGGGCGACCATTGGCACCGGGATCTTCTTCACCCTCAGCACCGCCGTGCCACAGGCGGGACCGGCGGTGATGCTCTCTTTCGTGATCGGCGCGATCACGGCCGCACTGACCGCCCTCTGCTACGCCGAACTCACCTCGGCGGTGCCGGTCTCCGGCTCGTCCTACTCCTACGCCTACGCCACGCTGGGCGAGCTGGCGGCCTGGGTGGTCGGCTCCTGCCTGCTGCTGGAGTACGCCGTCTCCGGCGCGGCCATCGCGGTCAGCTGGGGCCAGTACCTCAATGACCTGACGCAGCGCCTGTTCGGCTTCACCATGCCGGCGGCGATCGCCGCGCCACCCGGGGACGGTGGCCACGTCAACTTGCCGGGCGTGGCCCTGGTCGTGCTCTGCTGCCTGCTGCTGATGCGCGGCGCCAAGGAATCGGCCCTGGTCAACACCGCCATGGTGCTGATCAAACTGGGTGTGCTCCTACTCTTCATCGTCATCGGCATCACCGGTTTCCACTCCGCCAACCTGCGCCCCTTCGCCCCGCTCGGGTTCGCCGGAATCAGTGCGGCGGCCTCCTCGGTCTTCTTCTCCTTCATCGGCCTGGATGCCGTGTCCACGGCCGGTGAGGAGGTCAAGAACCCGCAGAAGACGCTGCCGCGGGCCATCATCAGCGCGCTGCTGGTGGTCACGGCCTTCTACTGCCTGGTGGCCATGGTCGGCGTCGGCGCGCAGAAGTGGACTCTCTTCAACGGCCAGGACGCTGGCCTTTCCGCGATCCTGCAGCGTGTCACCGGTCAGAGCTGGCCCGGTGCGATCCTCTCAGCGGGCGCGGTGATCTCCATCGTCAGCGTCACCCTGGTCGTCATCTACGGTCAGACCCGCATCCTTTACTCGATGGGCCGCGACGGCATGCTCCCACCGGTCTTCCACAGGGTGAGTGCGCGCAGCGGCACGCCCGTCGTCAACACTCTGATCGTCGGCGCCTTCATAGCACTGCTCGCCGCCTTCGTGCCGCTGGACTGGCTGGCCAACCTCACCAGCATGGGCACCCTGGTCGCCTTCGCCGTTGTTTCGGTCGGTGTGATCGTGCTCCGGGTACGTGAGCCCGAACTGACCCGCGGCTTCAAGGTTCCCGGGTACCCGGTGGTTCCCGCTCTGTCGGTGCTCTTCTGCGGCTACCTGATCTGGAACCTCCCCGCTGACACCTTCGTGCTCTTCGCCGGCTGGCTGCTGCTGGCTCTGGTCGTCTACCTCGGCTACAGCCGCCGGCACTCACGGCTGGCCGCGAACGAGGCGGCCGCCGTGCGGTCCGCCGCACCCCGAAGCCGCACCTGACGATCAAGCACCTGGAGCCGAACTTCACCCAACTGTTCCGTAGGGCCGCCCACTCCGACCCCGATGGCCCGCAGGGCACCGGCTACCACGGCCACGTGCGGGCGTGCGGATGAAGAACACCGTCCCGCCGTCGATCGCACTGCCGGCGTTCGCCGCCGTCCAGATCGGGCTGGTGCTCACGGCCGAACCGGCGCTGCGGCGGCTGGCCTCTCATTGCTTCTGGCGGCAGACGCCTGCCACCTCAACCACGTGGTCATGACGCTCTACCTGTGACACATGGTGCCGGAGACCGTGATGGCCGGCATCGCTCCACCCCGCAGGGGTGTTGCCACAGCCGACGATCGGGTCGGTGCAGTGGTGGGCCCTGCGCGCCGCCTGGATCGCTCTCCTGACGGCAGTACAGGTGCCGCTCGCCGCGATCGTGATGTGGGAGCAGCGGCCGCATTGGCTTCCGTCGACGGGCCTGGGAGCTGGTGGAGGGTGGTCGCCGGCGTTCGTGCTGTGCAGCCTCGGTGCTGCCGTGGTGGCGCTCGTTCGTCCCGCCGTCGGCGGGTTCGCGCCGGGCGGGCCCTTGCCGTGGCCGGTGCTCGCGATCCATACCTGCGGCCTTCTCGCAGCTTCGCTCTCCGGCCGCCCGCCATCCCACGGCTTTCCCCAGAGCTGGCGAAGAGGAACAGATCGCGGGCGGCGGTGAACGCAGTGCCAGGAGATGGCTGCATGCTTCGGCCTGGACCCGGTGCCAGGCAGGATGGAAACACTGCGGTCGAAGGCGAAGCGGCTGGTGGCTCGAGGCTGGCTCGTCGAGTCGGCGCCGGAACGGTTGACTCTCGCGAAGGGCGTGACCGGGCAAGGCGGCGGGTCATGAGCATCGTCATCGACCAGCAGACCATCGCCTCCGCGCTGCTGGTGGATCGCTCGAAGGCGCGCAGGGGACGGCGACTTTGCATCAGGTGGGCGAAGAACCGCTCGACGATCCAGCGCTTGGGCAGCACGACGAAGCCGCATGTCGTTGCTGCGCTTGACGATCGCCAGCACCGGGGTGAGGGCGGCGAGGCCATGCTCGACGAGGCTGCCGGTGTGGCCGCCGTCGGCCCAGACCAGGGCCGGAAGGTGGTGCGCGGCGGTGACTGGGCGAGAAGGACCTGGACGGCGGCGCGGTCGCCGACATCGGCCGCGGTGACCGTCACCGTGAGCAACAGGCCGAGGGTGTCGACCACGACGTGCCGCATGCGCCCGTTGATCAGCTTGCCGCCGTCGAAGCCGCGGCTGCCGGATCCGACGACGGCGTCTGCCTTGACCGACTGGGGGTCGATCACGCCCGCGCTCGGCTCCGAATCCCGCCCAGCCCGCTCGCGGACCCTGCGGCGGAGCCGGTCGCGGAACTCCCGGATCACACCGTGGTCACGCCAGCGTCGGAAGAACGCGTGGACCCGGTCCCACGGCGGCCTGGTGCTCGGCGGCGCACTGTTCGCGGCGGCCGCCGCGATGGGCCTGCGCCTGCGCCGGGCGGTGGCCGCCGACGCTGGGGCCACTACACCGTGGCGGAGCTTGCCCGGCTCGATGACCACGGCCTGGCGGTGGCGGCCACCAGATGCTGCAGCGCGACAACGGGACTGGGCGCTGGTCTCGCGGCGGGCTGAGGTGCTATTGCCGCCTGGTCGAACCAGGCCCG comes from Streptomyces sp. FXJ1.172 and encodes:
- a CDS encoding TetR/AcrR family transcriptional regulator — protein: MTVPTGRRERKKAATRQKIADTALRLFLQRGFDAVGIRDVAAEADVAVTTVFSHFTSKEALVFERDEDFEQRLTHAVTGRAPHEPLIPALRREVQALVRHCTSESATPIWRMIDESPALREYEASMRLRHAEALTTAIAADPDLPQTTTACRTIARFVIDAYSLAREAADPDAVLDEIFPMIEAAWAVTGPSGNSTMVT
- a CDS encoding YihY/virulence factor BrkB family protein translates to MEVVARVDAYQRRHRWVGFPLAVVYKFFDDQGSYLAALLAYYAFVSLFPLLLILVAVLGTLLSGDPGLRKQVLDSALAEFPVIGDQLGHNVHPLHGSGLALAAGVIGTLYGALNVAQAAQYALNKIWAVPRHARPDPLRSRLKGLLFLVILGTGLCVTTLLSSAVAAATVFGTRPAAGARVAAVAGAVVLNTGLIVLSQRVLTQRELPVRRLARAALGGACAWQLVQWAGSFYVSHVLRGATATYGMFGIVLGLLAWLYLGALIFLSTAEVSAVRVGRMWPRSLLTPFTDRVRLSPGDRRAYQSYATTEAFKGFEKIRVRFAQPPEPPQSPGR
- a CDS encoding HAD family hydrolase, which translates into the protein MSTNKSHSDNGNGRAAVFDVDGTLVDTNHLHVVTWWEAFRQAGHRVPTHAIHRAVGLGSEDLVAHLLGADRAEDEGADISAAHKTLYAQHFELLAALPGAGRLLRRLAADGWTVVLATSASGGELSALRRAIDADDAITATASADDVTEGKPAPEPVEKALELAGIPAERAVFVGDTVWDMRAGSRAGVRCVGLLCGGIPRDELEEAGAEAVFADPAHLLASLPRSPLA
- a CDS encoding SRPBCC family protein, with product MSSVKETVDVAAPLRVAYNQWTQFEEFPLFMEGVDEVRQLDDRHNHWTTSIGGVRREFDTEIVDQLPDDRITWRSVAGDTRQRGSVRFERIDETHTRVELTMDVEPTGIAEKGADALGMIDRRVKGDLGRFKDYLESRGRESGGWRGRIRPADPGSPL
- a CDS encoding hemerythrin domain-containing protein, with the translated sequence MIDELMTDHREVEEMFGRNQALPTGGRRLRGLVDGLTIELARHAVAEEQYLYPAVCEHVEGGARLADKEIADHGRIEKIVKQLETVDTESTQMSPLLGQLMAEVAEHVEDEESNLFPMLRRAAPGAAERSR
- a CDS encoding PucR family transcriptional regulator, which encodes MANPPIRGGTSEELYALADAVGAATGAAVAIEDLDRRVLAYSTLPNQRIDTVRRQGILDRRVPEQPEQLVQYREVLAAPGVVRLPVLAEEELPRAAVAIRAGRRPLGTIWAIEGERPIDDAGERALLDGARLAALHMLRRRSAAELELQAREEALRAALHGRRTAREVRFELGLPRQRPLALLGFAPLSSSDAPGGDVLVHLAAVSTRHWSAVHSEASIATVGRTVYVLLPLDDEPTALATARRLGDQAAVVLDLSIEPPLRAAASRIASTPEELPDLRSEVDDVLRVTTSDPEAPVFATLRDTHARVMLAHVADELARRPQLRHPGIAAMLEHDRTKGTAFAASVTAWLDAVGNVGEAAARLTIHPNTLKYRLRRAAELFDIDLDHPDDRLSCWLQLRAPG
- the lysA gene encoding diaminopimelate decarboxylase, with product MAATQAARELVGLFPPGTGVDHSGALVLGGVPVSELAEAYGTPALVVDEAAIRARARRYADGLAARWPNSRATFASKAFPCTAVYRLLAEEGLGIDVAGGGELTLALAAGADPAGLVVHGNAKTDEELRLAVEAGAGTVVIDNFDDIDNLERILATTRGEQGVLVRVTPGIRPDTHEAVSTGQSGSKFGLPVPQAREAIARLRGSERLRLDGVHVHVGSQILDTEPFVRAVEAVADLGEFAVYDLGGGLGSRYTYADRPPTVEEYLDAVIDVAKRLLPADARILIEPGRSMVAEAGVSLYRVVSVKRGDGHTFVAVDGGMGDNLEVSLYQQRFEAAIATRPTGQGEPCRLVGRHCESGDTLSAGVPLQDPRRGDLIAVPVTGAYTYALSNNYNGACRPPVVFVRGGAHRAVVRRETYDDLMRRDLP
- a CDS encoding APC family permease; this encodes MPPNDVRTRQQLLRRKPVSAFLADAEAGAEQGEAHGSGLHRTVGSFQLTMIGVGATIGTGIFFTLSTAVPQAGPAVMLSFVIGAITAALTALCYAELTSAVPVSGSSYSYAYATLGELAAWVVGSCLLLEYAVSGAAIAVSWGQYLNDLTQRLFGFTMPAAIAAPPGDGGHVNLPGVALVVLCCLLLMRGAKESALVNTAMVLIKLGVLLLFIVIGITGFHSANLRPFAPLGFAGISAAASSVFFSFIGLDAVSTAGEEVKNPQKTLPRAIISALLVVTAFYCLVAMVGVGAQKWTLFNGQDAGLSAILQRVTGQSWPGAILSAGAVISIVSVTLVVIYGQTRILYSMGRDGMLPPVFHRVSARSGTPVVNTLIVGAFIALLAAFVPLDWLANLTSMGTLVAFAVVSVGVIVLRVREPELTRGFKVPGYPVVPALSVLFCGYLIWNLPADTFVLFAGWLLLALVVYLGYSRRHSRLAANEAAAVRSAAPRSRT